Proteins encoded in a region of the Panthera tigris isolate Pti1 chromosome B2, P.tigris_Pti1_mat1.1, whole genome shotgun sequence genome:
- the LOC102957221 gene encoding olfactory receptor 2B6-like isoform X1: MLTQRVTIIKVQVQITAEMGSPAHHLLSLLLSSSLLPLTPVPGSGHLEVPASTSPVHDNMWINNQSSRDDFILLGFSDRPWLETPLFIIFLVAYTFALFGNVSIILVSRLDPQLDSPMYFFVSNLSLLDLCYTTSTVPQMLVNLRGPEKTISYGGCVAQLYIFLALGSTECILLAIMALDRYTAVCKPLHYPIIMSHRRCIHMATGTWISGFANSLVQSTLTVVVPRCGHRVVDHFFCEVPALLKLACADTHVNEAELNVLGALLLLVPLTLILGTYVLIARAVMRIRSAESRWKAFNTCASHLLVVSLFYFTAISMYVQPPSSYSHDRGKIMALFYGIVTPTLNPFIYTLRNKDVKAALGRALTKEFWVKTG; this comes from the coding sequence ATGTTGACTCAACGTGTCACCATAATCAAGGTGCAGGTGCAGATCACAGCAGAAATGGGAAGCCCAGCTCACCACCTCTTGTCCCTACTTCTCAGCAGCTCCCTCTTACCACTGACACCCGTGCCTGGCAGTGGGCACTTAGAGGTTCCAGCTAGCACTTCACCTGTCCATGACAACATGTGGATCAACAATCAGAGCTCTCGAGATGACTTCATCTTACTGGGATTCTCCGACCGCCCCTGGCTGGAGACACCACTCTTTATAATCTTTCTGGTGGCCTACACCTTTGCCCTATTTGGGAATGTGTCCATTATCCTTGTTTCCCGCCTAGACCCCCAGCTTGACAGTCCCATGTACTTTTTTGTCTCTAATCTGTCTCTACTGGACCTCTGCTACACTACCAGCACCGTGCCACAGATGTTAGTCAACCTTAGGGGACCAGAAAAGACCATTAGCTATGGTGGCTGTGTGGCCCAACTCTACATTTTCTTGGCCTTGGGTTCTACTGAATGCATACTTCTAGCCATCATGGCCTTGGATCGCTATACTGCTGTTTGCAAGCCCCTGCACTACCCAATCATCATGAGTCACAGACGTTGCATCCACATGGCCACTGGGACCTGGATCAGTGGCTTTGCCAACTCCCTTGTCCAGTCCACCCTCACCGTGGTGGTCCCACGGTGTGGACACAGGGTGGTGGACCATTTCTTCTGTGAAGTTCCTGCTCTTTTGAAACTAGCATGTGCTGATACTCATGTGAATGAGGCTGAGCTCAACGTGCTGGGGGCGCTGCTGCTTCTGGTGCCCCTCACCCTCATCCTGGGCACCTATGTGCTCATTGCTCGGGCAGTAATGAGGATCCGCTCTGCTGAAAGTCGCTGGAAGGCCTTCAATACCTGTGCTTCACACCTGCTGGTCGTGTCCCTCTTCTACTTCACAGCCATCAGTATGTATGTCCAGCCTCCCTCTAGCTACTCTCATGACAGGGGGAAGATCATGGCTCTCTTCTATGGGATTGTCACTCCCACACTCAATCCATTTATCTACACACTGAGGAACAAGGACGTGAAAGCTGCCCTGGGAAGGGCACTGACCAAGGAGTTCTGGGTCAAGACAGGATGA
- the LOC102957221 gene encoding olfactory receptor 2B6-like isoform X2 → MWINNQSSRDDFILLGFSDRPWLETPLFIIFLVAYTFALFGNVSIILVSRLDPQLDSPMYFFVSNLSLLDLCYTTSTVPQMLVNLRGPEKTISYGGCVAQLYIFLALGSTECILLAIMALDRYTAVCKPLHYPIIMSHRRCIHMATGTWISGFANSLVQSTLTVVVPRCGHRVVDHFFCEVPALLKLACADTHVNEAELNVLGALLLLVPLTLILGTYVLIARAVMRIRSAESRWKAFNTCASHLLVVSLFYFTAISMYVQPPSSYSHDRGKIMALFYGIVTPTLNPFIYTLRNKDVKAALGRALTKEFWVKTG, encoded by the coding sequence ATGTGGATCAACAATCAGAGCTCTCGAGATGACTTCATCTTACTGGGATTCTCCGACCGCCCCTGGCTGGAGACACCACTCTTTATAATCTTTCTGGTGGCCTACACCTTTGCCCTATTTGGGAATGTGTCCATTATCCTTGTTTCCCGCCTAGACCCCCAGCTTGACAGTCCCATGTACTTTTTTGTCTCTAATCTGTCTCTACTGGACCTCTGCTACACTACCAGCACCGTGCCACAGATGTTAGTCAACCTTAGGGGACCAGAAAAGACCATTAGCTATGGTGGCTGTGTGGCCCAACTCTACATTTTCTTGGCCTTGGGTTCTACTGAATGCATACTTCTAGCCATCATGGCCTTGGATCGCTATACTGCTGTTTGCAAGCCCCTGCACTACCCAATCATCATGAGTCACAGACGTTGCATCCACATGGCCACTGGGACCTGGATCAGTGGCTTTGCCAACTCCCTTGTCCAGTCCACCCTCACCGTGGTGGTCCCACGGTGTGGACACAGGGTGGTGGACCATTTCTTCTGTGAAGTTCCTGCTCTTTTGAAACTAGCATGTGCTGATACTCATGTGAATGAGGCTGAGCTCAACGTGCTGGGGGCGCTGCTGCTTCTGGTGCCCCTCACCCTCATCCTGGGCACCTATGTGCTCATTGCTCGGGCAGTAATGAGGATCCGCTCTGCTGAAAGTCGCTGGAAGGCCTTCAATACCTGTGCTTCACACCTGCTGGTCGTGTCCCTCTTCTACTTCACAGCCATCAGTATGTATGTCCAGCCTCCCTCTAGCTACTCTCATGACAGGGGGAAGATCATGGCTCTCTTCTATGGGATTGTCACTCCCACACTCAATCCATTTATCTACACACTGAGGAACAAGGACGTGAAAGCTGCCCTGGGAAGGGCACTGACCAAGGAGTTCTGGGTCAAGACAGGATGA
- the LOC102959787 gene encoding olfactory receptor 2H2-like, giving the protein MRGTNSSNPAGFILLGFSEQPGLEKVLLVAISIIYVLTLVGNTAIILVSFLNPKLHTPMYFFLSNLSFLDLCFTTSIVPQMLVHLRGPEKTISYTGCVLQLYVALGLGSTECILLTVMAYDRFNAICRPLHYGVIMHPRLLRQLAAVAWSSGFVESTLQTILVFQLPLCNHHRVDDFMCEEPALIKIACVNTTFLENELSIAIVLYVVIPLGLILVSYGCIARSVLRIRSTEGRRKAFGTCGSHLLVVVLFFGTIISVYIQPKSEYTQNHSKFLTLFYTVVTPSLNPLIYTLRNKEVKWALRRLLWRDPHQGEPRHVLSHSPGAEDLHIPRLRVTASAPQ; this is encoded by the coding sequence ATGAGAGGGACAAATTCTAGCAACCCGGCAGGGTTTATCTTGCTGGGCTTCTCTGAGCAGCCCGGGCTGGAGAAGGTCCTCCTTGTGGCCATCTCCATCATATATGTACTGACGCTGGTGGGGAACACAGCCATCATCCTGGTCTCCTTCTTGAACCCCAAGCTGCAcacgcccatgtacttcttcctgtcGAATCTGTCCTTCCTGGACCTCTGCTTCACGACGAGCATTGTCCCACAGATGCTGGTGCATCTCAGGGGCCCCGAGAAGACCATCAGCTACACGGGCTGTGTGCTCCAGCTCTACGTGGCGCTGGGGCTGGGCTCCACTGAGTGCATCCTTCTCACGGTGATGGCTTACGACCGCTTCAATGCCATCTGCCGCCCCCTGCACTACGGCGTCATCATGCACCCCAGGCTGCTCCGGCAGCTTGCAGCTGTGGCCTGGAGCAGTGGTTTTGTGGAGTCCACGCTTCAGACCATCCTCGTCTTCCAGCTGCCTCTCTGCAACCACCACAGGGTGGATGATTTCATGTGTGAGGAGCCCGCCCTGATTAAAATTGCCTGTGTGAACACCACCTTCCTGGAGAACGAGCTCTCCATAGCCATCGTCCTCTATGTGGTCATACCGCTGGGGCTGATTCTGGTCTCCTACGGCTGCATCGCCAGGAGCGTGCTGAGAATCAGGTCCACGGAAGGCAGGAGGAAAGCGTTTGGGACCTGCGGGTCCCACCTGCTGGTTGTGGTTTTGTTCTTCGGGACTATAATTTCTGTCTACATCCAACCCAAGAGCGAGTACACGCAGAACCACAGTAAATTCCTCACCCTCTTCTATACTGTAGTGACGCCCTCGCTTAATCCTCTCATCTACACGCTGAGAAACAAGGAGGTTAAGTGGGCTCTGAGGAGACTTCTGTGGAGGGACCCACATCAGGGAGAACCGCGACACGTACTCAGCCATTCCCCAGGTGCCGAGGACTTACACATCCCGCGTCTAAGGGTCACAGCTTCGGCTCCGCAGTAA